Proteins encoded in a region of the Bombina bombina isolate aBomBom1 chromosome 12, aBomBom1.pri, whole genome shotgun sequence genome:
- the FAM163B gene encoding protein FAM163B: MTAGTVVITGGILATVILLCIIAVLCYCRLQYYCCKKEDSEEDEEEPDFAVHSRFPPVHCNRNVVLANGPSIYSSPYNKKHQHCRSICQGCPHNEPPAFLLHPPEEIRNGGDRITYKTISQEEIELPVNLSNLQVLNPNRLSAMRDAFSRSRSISTDV, translated from the exons ATGACTGCAGGAACTGTGGTCATCACCGGTGGAATATTAGCGACTGTGATCCTTCTGTGTATTATAGCCGTTCTGTGCTACTGTAGGCTCCAG TATTACTGCTGCAAAAAGGAAGATTCGGAAGAAGATGAGGAGGAACCAGATTTTGCTGTGCATTCTCGCTTCCCCCCGGTACATTGCAACCGTAATGTAGTGCTGGCCAATGGGCCGTCCATATACTCCTCTCCGTACAACAAGAAACATCAGCACTGCAGAAGTATCTGCCAGGGCTGCCCTCACAATGAGCCGCCGGCATTCCTCCTACACCCACCCGAGGAAATCCGGAATGGTGGTGACCGCATCACCTACAAAACAATCAGTCAAGAGGAAATCGAACTCCCGGTTAACTTGAGCAATTTACAGGTGCTCAACCCAAATCGTTTGTCGGCCATGAGAGATGCCTTTTCCCGCAGCCGCAGCATAAGCACAGATGTGTGA